In Ktedonobacteraceae bacterium, the DNA window AATTTCTGGGTCTTCAGCTGCACGCAGCACACGTGGATAGAGGTCTTCTCCATCCATTTCCAAGGTCACAAACCAGGATAAATGGTTGATTCCGGCGCAGCGGAAGCGCATGCGCTCATATGGTACATCCGCGTATTCGGAAAGCTCATAGGATGTGAGCAGAATGGAATGACAGAGGCCGATTACCTGCAGGGATGTAGCGCGCAGGGCAGTCAGCACGATAGAGGATAGAGGATTGGTATAATTAATCACCAGGGCGCGCGGGCAGAGTTCCTCGATATCGCGGCAAATAGCAAGCCAGGACGGGGCGGTACGTAAATATTTAAAGATTCCGCCCGGCCCGATAGTATCGGCGATACATTGATTCACGCCGTATTTCAGGGGAATGGCAAAATCGTCGTGGATGGTCGCCAGACCACCAACTTCAATGGCATTAATTACATAATCGCACCCTGGAAGCACGCTTCGCCGGTCGGTCGTTGCCTGCACTGTCCAGGATTTTCCCGTGAGTTTGATCAGTACTTCGGCCACTTCGTGGGTCAGTTCGAGGCGTTGGCTATCCAGGTCTACCAGGGCAAACGTACCCTCGTCCAGTCCTTCGATTGCCAGGATATCGGTAATCACTTCTTGCGCGAATGTGGCGCTTCCGGCACCAATGAGAGCCACTTTTACCATGCGGTTTCTCCAATGTAAAGTCTGAGGTACAATCGCTCTTCATTATAAAACATTATGATTTCTTATTAGCCGCATAATTCAATGGATTCTTGTTCTGTTCCGCCGACAGCACGATTTGCTGGATCCTTTTCGAGCGCGTCTCGGGCCGTTTAGCGCTTTCAACCCACCAGAGGAGTTGCTTTTTGGTTGAGTTACTGAAAGCCTCAAAGTTGGCATTTGCAACGTTGTTGGCCACTAATGCTTCTCTCAAATCTTCCGGCATCGTCAATGCTTCGATTGCGTCGTACACATTCCACATGCCATTCTTTTTGGCAATCTCGATTGCTTTAAGCCCTGCCGCTGTCATCAAACCTTGCTGGATAAGTTTCTCTACGCGCTGTTTGTTTGATTTAGACCATGGGCTTTTCGGCTTTCTGGGAGAAAAGAGTTGCATGTAACGCTCGTCATCCAGCGTATTTGGGCGGCTGTCGATCCAGCCAAAGCAAAGCGCCTCTTCCACGGCTTCGTCATAAGAGACGCGCGGTTGATTGCTGTTCTGCTTGTAATAAATGAGCCAGACGCCTTTTGCAGTCGCAGCGTTTTGCTCCAACCACGCTCGCCACTCCTGGCGGTCCCTTGCATAAAAACGTTCTAACTGGTCGTTGGTAGAATCAGGCATACAGATGGTTCTCCTGAAAAATTCATCTCATAGAACGGAAAAGTGTGAACCCAGGCACCTGCTATTCAGGTCAGGCTTATGGGTTCACACTATGGTAGCTCTCAGTTCCCGTTGTTTTCTCAGAAGTGAGACTGCATAGCTGCCGTTCCTGTAAAATCAGGATACAATGGCTTGACATCATTCGGCTGGGTTGGATCGACCTGAAAGATGACCGAATCGCGAGTTGGCACACGCTGATCAGGCGAATCTCCATAGGTGGCATTGGGATACAACCCTTGCAGATCGACAGTATGCAGGGAAATGAAGGCATTGTACAGGCCATCACGTGTCAGATCATTTTTCGCCATAGCCGCCTTCAGAATGGCATAGGTGATCTCGGACTCGGTATAGCCAAACTCGAAGTAGCCATCGGGCTTTTGATCCGGGGCGTACTTTTGCACATCCTGCAACATCTGTGCCATGCCTTTCACGCTCGTATCACCCCAGGTAGCTCCCTGGCCAACTACCCAGACTTTGGTGAGCAACGGCACCAGGGCAGGAACGCCGAGTAGCGCATTCGCCCAGGCCGGGCTCTGGAGAATAAACTGGGGGAAGTAGTTCAGCTTAGCAGCTGTGCCGATGATACTGGCCGTGACGGTTGGAATCGTGGTGAGGAAGACGTACTTCGCTCCTTTCGATTTCATTAAAGAGACCTGCGCAGTAAAGTCCGTGTCGGTGGCCGCGTAACTGGCCTCAGCCACGTCGTTCATATGATAAACTGAAACCGCCTCCTTGTAGCCCGTCAATCCATCCTGACCATACTCATCATTCTGATAAATGATGCCGGTTGCTGGATTTTGTACACCCAGTTTGTTTACGACATAATCGAAGGCATTTTCGACCTGCAAGCGGTAGGGAGTGCCGACCAGGATCAGGTACTTCTCACGCGCAAGAGCGGAAGAAAGTGTTGCCGCCGAAACCAGCATATGATCTGCGTCTGCCAGATCTTTGATGGCGAACGTTGTAGGCGTTCCCAGGCTGTCAGCGATCATCAGCACCTGATTGTGGATCTGCTCGTATTTCTGCACCTCTATCTGCGGATTATACTGCGTATCCTCCTCAAGAAATTTGACCTTGAAGCCGTTAATGCCACCATTATCATTGACATGGTCGAAGAACACCTCCACGCCCCTGGCAAGTGGAACGCCAATCGGAGCGGCCACCGGGCCGGAGTAAGGGGAGAGTATGCCCAGCGTAATGGTCTTATGGGCCACATCGACACCAGGGCCTACTTTGAGCGTACTTCCACTACCACTACTGCCGTTACTTGAGCTGTTACTGGCGCACGCGGAAAATACCATCATGCAGATGGCAAGCAGACCCGCGCTCGCATAGAGCGTCTTTCTGATAAACATGTGTTACACCTCTTCATCGAAAATTTCTGCTACGACGGTTGAGAATGTAAAAAGCGCTCCATTCGACAAATTAATTCTATCTGATCTACCGCGCACAAATGGCTACGCGCTTTCGCCTTTTGTGATCGTCGAGCCATCAGGATCAACCTGGGACTCCGCGCTCGTCGGCAGATCAGTTATCTCAGCTGGTTCACCTCCTTCATCTCTACGTGTATTGAACCTGCGATTCAACCCCTGGATGCGGCGCGCAAGTCCAATCACGCCTCCCGGTTCGAAAAGCAGGAAGACGATAGTCAACAGACCATATATGAAGGCATTGAGATCGCCACTGCTGATCATACCCGAACCGCTTGCGACAGGCAGCAGGTTGAAATGATCGATGATCAGAGGCAATCCGAACACGAATGCTGCGCCAAGAATTGATCCCCATACACTGGCGACTCCGCCAATAATGATGGCCGCGACAAACTGGATCGAAAGCGCCAGGCTCCAGTAATCGGGGATAATATACTGGCTGTACGAGGCAAATAGCGCTCCGGCGATTCCCGCTATAAAAGAGGACAAAATGAACGAACCCATCTTGGCCTCAAACAGGTTGACGCCCATGATGCTGGCGCCAATTTCATTGTCACGTACAGCCTGGAAGGCCCGTCCCGCGCGAGTGCGCACAACATTATAGACAAAGACGGCCACCAGCACTAACACGATCAGTATCAAGAGGAAATATTGTTGGCCGGAAGTAAGCGCAATACCGAAATACGAGTTTTGCTGGCTGAAAACAGCGTCGCCAATCGCGGGCACCGGAAACGTTCGACCCTGGGGGCCACCCGTGACACTGCGAACATTGAAAAACAGATATTGCCCGATGAAGATCAATGCAAGTGTGACGATGCCCAGGTAAAAGCCTTTCAGTCGCAGCGCCGTCGGACCGATCAATGCGCCGGCTAGGGCCGCCACGATACCCGCCGCCGGAAGCCAGATGATGAACGGCAATCCCAGGCCGAGCGGATCAAACGAGGACGTTGGTATGTTGCCTCCAAGCCATGCCGATGTATAGGCGCCAATTGCCATGAAGAAAGCTATACCGAGCGAAATTTGTCCTGTATAGCCCGAAAGCACGTTCAGTGAAATGGCAGCAATCGCGGCGATGAGCGTATAGTTGGCAATCGAGAACC includes these proteins:
- a CDS encoding ABC transporter substrate-binding protein, giving the protein MFIRKTLYASAGLLAICMMVFSACASNSSSNGSSGSGSTLKVGPGVDVAHKTITLGILSPYSGPVAAPIGVPLARGVEVFFDHVNDNGGINGFKVKFLEEDTQYNPQIEVQKYEQIHNQVLMIADSLGTPTTFAIKDLADADHMLVSAATLSSALAREKYLILVGTPYRLQVENAFDYVVNKLGVQNPATGIIYQNDEYGQDGLTGYKEAVSVYHMNDVAEASYAATDTDFTAQVSLMKSKGAKYVFLTTIPTVTASIIGTAAKLNYFPQFILQSPAWANALLGVPALVPLLTKVWVVGQGATWGDTSVKGMAQMLQDVQKYAPDQKPDGYFEFGYTESEITYAILKAAMAKNDLTRDGLYNAFISLHTVDLQGLYPNATYGDSPDQRVPTRDSVIFQVDPTQPNDVKPLYPDFTGTAAMQSHF
- the melA gene encoding alpha-galactosidase, giving the protein MVKVALIGAGSATFAQEVITDILAIEGLDEGTFALVDLDSQRLELTHEVAEVLIKLTGKSWTVQATTDRRSVLPGCDYVINAIEVGGLATIHDDFAIPLKYGVNQCIADTIGPGGIFKYLRTAPSWLAICRDIEELCPRALVINYTNPLSSIVLTALRATSLQVIGLCHSILLTSYELSEYADVPYERMRFRCAGINHLSWFVTLEMDGEDLYPRVLRAAEDPEIYKLDPIRFDMLRQFGAFTTEQSGHISEYLPYFRKRRDVLEPYVRMNHDIAGGERAIRWPRERIEHDERLHDYLERERRGERAFYTERGLDYGSYIIEGHALNRPQAIYGNVYNAGLIENLPHDGCVEVACLIDRNGIQPVHFGRLPTQLAALDSAHMMIHDLLVQSLLNEDREAAVHALMLDPLTAAVCSLPEIRQMFDEMASTQRAYLPRFINPE
- a CDS encoding YdeI/OmpD-associated family protein; amino-acid sequence: MPDSTNDQLERFYARDRQEWRAWLEQNAATAKGVWLIYYKQNSNQPRVSYDEAVEEALCFGWIDSRPNTLDDERYMQLFSPRKPKSPWSKSNKQRVEKLIQQGLMTAAGLKAIEIAKKNGMWNVYDAIEALTMPEDLREALVANNVANANFEAFSNSTKKQLLWWVESAKRPETRSKRIQQIVLSAEQNKNPLNYAANKKS
- a CDS encoding branched-chain amino acid ABC transporter permease is translated as MSATPRAGTPSTAASSSRLLGGKASRWIGIILLIVAIVIFFSIANDDWFSIANYTLIAAIAAISLNVLSGYTGQISLGIAFFMAIGAYTSAWLGGNIPTSSFDPLGLGLPFIIWLPAAGIVAALAGALIGPTALRLKGFYLGIVTLALIFIGQYLFFNVRSVTGGPQGRTFPVPAIGDAVFSQQNSYFGIALTSGQQYFLLILIVLVLVAVFVYNVVRTRAGRAFQAVRDNEIGASIMGVNLFEAKMGSFILSSFIAGIAGALFASYSQYIIPDYWSLALSIQFVAAIIIGGVASVWGSILGAAFVFGLPLIIDHFNLLPVASGSGMISSGDLNAFIYGLLTIVFLLFEPGGVIGLARRIQGLNRRFNTRRDEGGEPAEITDLPTSAESQVDPDGSTITKGESA